A genomic segment from Chlorogloeopsis sp. ULAP01 encodes:
- a CDS encoding response regulator transcription factor, with translation MSQATTIRILIADDHAIFRQGLATIINRDPDMQVIAQAENGEQAIALFGEHQPDVTLMDLRMPEVEGVAAIGAICATAKSARIIVLTTYDSDEDIYRGLQAGAKGYLLKETEPDELLNAIRTVHRGQQYIPPDVGAKLVQRLSNPELSERELEVLRSLAQGMSNADIAAALSIGEGTVKSHINRILNKLDVSDRTQAVIVAVKRGIVNL, from the coding sequence ATGAGCCAAGCCACAACAATTCGGATTCTGATTGCAGACGATCATGCCATTTTTCGGCAAGGATTAGCCACGATTATTAACCGTGACCCAGATATGCAGGTAATTGCCCAAGCTGAAAATGGGGAACAAGCGATCGCGCTATTCGGAGAACATCAACCGGATGTCACGCTGATGGATCTGCGAATGCCTGAAGTGGAGGGGGTTGCTGCCATCGGTGCAATTTGTGCGACTGCTAAATCTGCTCGAATTATTGTACTGACCACGTATGATAGTGACGAAGATATCTATCGAGGATTGCAGGCAGGCGCAAAAGGATATCTGTTGAAAGAAACTGAACCTGACGAGCTTCTGAATGCTATTCGTACCGTTCATCGGGGTCAGCAGTATATTCCGCCCGATGTGGGAGCAAAGTTGGTACAGCGCCTCAGCAATCCAGAACTAAGTGAAAGAGAACTAGAAGTACTCCGCTCACTGGCGCAGGGGATGAGTAATGCCGATATTGCGGCGGCTTTGAGTATCGGTGAAGGCACGGTTAAATCTCATATCAATCGGATTTTGAATAAGTTAGATGTCAGCGATCGCACCCAAGCTGTAATTGTTGCCGTTAAACGCGGCATTGTTAATTTATAG
- a CDS encoding 2,4'-dihydroxyacetophenone dioxygenase family protein, whose translation MPITAFNSFTDGLDPNRRSREHFITNTNLEDDRLWVPYADGVWFQPCWFNVTSGGFSVVLKGLPGAMLGTHYHMGTAHAYTMRGHWRYLEHDWVAKPGTFIYEPAGEAHTLVITEDSPEPAIILVIVEGGLIYLNKSVDGGFAAYEDGFTALELTRKYYREAGLDVRQLDLLVR comes from the coding sequence ATGCCAATCACCGCTTTCAATAGTTTCACCGACGGCCTCGATCCTAATCGAAGGAGCCGCGAACACTTCATTACCAACACCAACTTGGAAGATGACCGCCTCTGGGTTCCTTATGCAGATGGTGTCTGGTTCCAGCCCTGCTGGTTCAACGTCACGTCTGGCGGATTCAGCGTAGTTCTGAAAGGTCTCCCCGGAGCCATGCTGGGCACTCATTACCACATGGGCACTGCTCATGCCTATACGATGCGTGGTCATTGGCGATACCTAGAGCATGACTGGGTGGCAAAGCCCGGAACGTTTATTTACGAACCTGCCGGTGAGGCTCACACGCTGGTTATCACCGAGGACTCACCAGAGCCGGCGATAATTCTTGTTATAGTTGAGGGTGGCCTGATCTATCTAAACAAGTCGGTCGACGGCGGCTTTGCTGCCTACGAGGATGGTTTCACCGCACTTGAGCTGACTCGGAAGTACTATCGTGAGGCCGGTCTAGATGTACGCCAACTGGACTTGCTCGTGCGCTAA
- a CDS encoding DsbA family protein: MNDDRSHSSLLVPPSTQDWMQGVLSAKVVLVMYGDYQCSRSAEVYKMIKAIGRELSACFGEDYLCFILRHFPQAQIHPHAQRAAQAAEAAAVQGQFWLMNDTLFAHQQKLENGYLVEYANDLGLDIPQFLKDLHKQVHVDRINEDIESGCKSGITAAPVLFINNIRYTGRWRITELMAAIVATSH; the protein is encoded by the coding sequence ATGAACGATGATCGTAGCCACAGTTCCTTACTTGTACCACCTTCAACCCAAGATTGGATGCAAGGTGTGCTGAGTGCCAAGGTAGTGCTGGTGATGTATGGAGACTATCAATGCTCTAGAAGTGCGGAGGTTTACAAGATGATTAAAGCGATTGGACGAGAGCTTAGTGCTTGTTTTGGAGAGGATTATTTATGCTTTATCCTCCGTCATTTTCCGCAAGCACAGATTCATCCCCATGCTCAACGGGCAGCCCAAGCCGCCGAAGCCGCCGCTGTTCAAGGACAGTTTTGGTTGATGAATGATACTTTATTTGCCCATCAACAAAAGTTGGAGAATGGTTATCTTGTCGAGTACGCTAATGATTTAGGGCTTGATATTCCTCAGTTTCTCAAAGACCTGCACAAACAAGTGCATGTCGATCGCATCAATGAAGATATCGAAAGTGGATGCAAGAGTGGAATAACGGCTGCTCCAGTCCTATTTATCAATAACATTCGATATACCGGACGCTGGAGAATAACAGAGTTGATGGCAGCCATTGTTGCTACAAGTCACTAA
- a CDS encoding helix-turn-helix domain-containing protein, whose amino-acid sequence MSRKSAPSSKVVTVQSQMQSSQSRNLPKKIPASQPTVAHIVEHTLGCKWMLEVLRLIRQGINRPGAMTRATEGLTTKVLNERLVDLVNFGIVEKVAYPEIPPRVEYKLTAFGSRFIEILDIIDDLEEYCQSRL is encoded by the coding sequence TTGTCCCGCAAGTCAGCACCATCTAGTAAGGTAGTTACTGTTCAGTCGCAAATGCAGTCATCACAATCCCGTAACTTGCCAAAAAAAATCCCTGCTTCTCAACCAACTGTGGCTCATATCGTAGAGCATACTCTTGGTTGTAAATGGATGCTGGAGGTTTTACGCTTAATTCGTCAAGGTATCAACCGCCCAGGAGCAATGACTCGTGCAACTGAGGGATTGACCACTAAGGTTTTGAATGAGCGATTAGTAGATCTCGTAAACTTTGGTATTGTTGAGAAAGTTGCTTATCCAGAAATTCCGCCCCGCGTGGAGTATAAGTTGACTGCCTTTGGCTCTCGGTTCATTGAAATTCTGGATATTATTGATGATCTAGAAGAATATTGCCAAAGTCGCCTCTAG
- a CDS encoding zinc-dependent alcohol dehydrogenase family protein yields the protein MSGIEIPLPLIIKQGWLAEMECMKAAVLTTFGGAESFEIQTVPKPIPKPNQVLVRVCATSINPVDYQTRRGDYKDLVRLPAIIGVDISGVIETVGESVTDFEVGNEVYYSPQIFGESGSYAQYHVADAGIVALKPSNLSHIEAACFPLAGGTAWDCLVTRGNLQVGESVLIHAGAGGVGSIAIQLAKAMGAYVFTTCSSKNLDFVKKLGADRAIDYKNEDYAEVIYQETDELGVDLVLDTIGGQTIQRSPEIIRPFGRLVSIVDTETPQSLIEAWGKNLTIHFVLTPQYRAKLDALTKLIERTQLRPVIDSTLSWDQIIQAHQRLERGGTQGKIVLEFTKS from the coding sequence TTGAGTGGTATCGAAATACCTTTACCGTTGATTATAAAGCAAGGATGGTTAGCAGAGATGGAATGTATGAAAGCAGCCGTACTGACAACATTTGGTGGTGCTGAGAGTTTTGAGATTCAAACTGTGCCCAAGCCAATACCAAAACCTAATCAGGTTCTAGTAAGGGTGTGTGCGACATCGATCAATCCAGTTGATTATCAGACTCGCCGTGGTGATTACAAAGACTTGGTTCGATTACCAGCAATTATCGGAGTTGACATTTCAGGGGTTATTGAGACAGTTGGAGAGTCAGTGACAGACTTTGAGGTAGGAAACGAAGTTTATTACTCGCCGCAGATTTTTGGAGAATCTGGCAGCTATGCTCAATATCATGTTGCTGATGCAGGGATTGTTGCGCTTAAGCCTTCTAACTTGTCGCACATTGAAGCAGCGTGTTTTCCTCTCGCAGGAGGAACGGCTTGGGATTGTCTAGTGACGAGGGGCAATCTTCAAGTTGGGGAATCAGTTCTAATTCATGCGGGTGCTGGTGGCGTTGGTTCAATTGCGATTCAACTTGCAAAAGCGATGGGAGCCTATGTTTTTACAACATGCAGTTCTAAAAATCTCGATTTTGTCAAAAAACTTGGTGCAGATCGAGCCATTGATTACAAGAACGAAGATTACGCGGAAGTTATTTATCAGGAAACAGATGAGCTAGGTGTTGATTTAGTTTTGGATACGATCGGTGGGCAAACAATCCAGCGTAGCCCAGAAATTATTCGCCCATTTGGCAGGCTTGTGAGTATTGTAGACACTGAAACGCCGCAATCACTCATCGAAGCATGGGGCAAGAATCTGACTATCCATTTTGTTCTCACGCCACAGTACCGAGCAAAATTAGATGCTTTGACAAAACTAATCGAGCGCACTCAGCTTCGCCCCGTCATTGATTCAACGCTGTCTTGGGATCAGATAATTCAAGCACATCAGCGTCTAGAGCGGGGGGGGACGCAAGGGAAAATTGTGCTGGAATTTACCAAAAGTTAG
- a CDS encoding FAD-dependent monooxygenase yields the protein MNIAIIGGGIGGLATANALLTKGFKVQVYERAKVLRPIGAGLSLTPNGLNSLNAVQPGIVQTLIKAGSPIHTLILKRSTGETIASKSMETMQRYGQPMLMIQWSKLQAILASVLPPEIIHLQHRCVGFEEQDDSVKVYFPDGKTVQADLLIGADGINSVVRQGIIGDGFPNYAGRMSWRALVRYSHEQLSPNATTVITSSNGQNSMLMDVGDGYTFWGTSALSADDYVNRRATDAKTHVLKIFAGWAEPVGAIIAATPAADIVERPICDRPPLDRWSKGRVTLLGDAAHPVVPSLGQGANTAFEDAYELAECLAVAPNIEAALNAYENSRIPRTAIIYDRSATQGYKAYQPDSENTFTDQDDFEAWLYRYNPIAQKRKVY from the coding sequence ATGAACATTGCAATTATTGGAGGTGGAATTGGCGGTTTGGCAACCGCGAATGCACTACTCACGAAGGGATTTAAAGTACAAGTCTACGAGCGAGCCAAAGTTTTGCGACCGATTGGTGCGGGTCTAAGCTTAACCCCAAACGGTTTGAATAGCCTCAATGCGGTTCAACCAGGGATAGTCCAGACATTAATAAAAGCAGGCAGTCCAATCCATACTCTAATCTTGAAACGCAGCACTGGAGAGACGATCGCGTCAAAGTCAATGGAAACAATGCAGAGATATGGACAGCCCATGTTAATGATTCAGTGGTCAAAACTGCAAGCCATTCTGGCATCGGTACTACCGCCCGAAATCATTCATCTTCAGCATCGCTGTGTAGGCTTTGAGGAGCAAGACGACAGTGTTAAGGTCTATTTTCCAGATGGAAAAACAGTCCAAGCAGACTTGCTGATTGGCGCAGATGGCATTAATTCTGTTGTCAGGCAGGGAATAATAGGAGATGGGTTTCCTAACTATGCAGGGCGAATGTCTTGGCGGGCGCTCGTTCGATATTCTCACGAGCAATTGTCTCCCAACGCAACAACTGTAATAACGTCATCCAATGGTCAAAATTCCATGCTGATGGATGTGGGGGATGGTTATACCTTTTGGGGTACAAGTGCATTATCGGCAGACGATTATGTCAATCGACGGGCAACCGATGCTAAGACTCACGTTTTGAAGATATTTGCAGGGTGGGCAGAGCCTGTAGGGGCGATAATCGCAGCCACACCCGCAGCAGATATTGTAGAGCGCCCTATTTGCGATCGCCCGCCCTTAGATCGTTGGAGTAAGGGTAGAGTGACGCTCTTGGGAGATGCGGCTCATCCTGTCGTCCCCTCTCTAGGACAAGGTGCAAATACGGCGTTTGAGGACGCTTACGAACTAGCGGAGTGTCTTGCCGTCGCTCCGAATATAGAGGCGGCACTTAATGCTTATGAAAACAGTCGCATTCCTCGTACAGCAATTATTTACGATCGCAGTGCTACTCAGGGTTATAAAGCTTATCAACCCGATAGTGAAAACACATTCACTGATCAGGATGACTTTGAAGCATGGCTTTATCGCTATAATCCAATCGCTCAAAAGCGAAAAGTTTATTAA
- a CDS encoding AraC family transcriptional regulator, producing the protein MALQVGFSSQSHLTQQLKRFTGMTPRQVRSLSTKYHKNLKAVEH; encoded by the coding sequence ATTGCACTACAAGTAGGTTTTTCTAGCCAAAGTCATTTAACACAACAGTTAAAACGATTTACAGGAATGACACCAAGGCAGGTTCGCTCTTTATCAACAAAATACCATAAGAATTTGAAAGCAGTTGAGCATTAA